Within Desulfatiglans anilini DSM 4660, the genomic segment CCAGTTTCGTACTTTTACATGTTCGGCACCCATGGCATCGACGGAGGGCACGGAGACGACGGCAGACTTCGGTGTTGAGAAGGGTATACGTGTCGATCATGGGACGGCGCACATGTTTGGGCGGATGGCTTCATCGGTTGAATTTTGCAGGCATCTTGGCAAGGGGCAGGGCTGTGGTTTAGAAGAAGTGCGGGCGTTTTGATCGGTTTTTTGGGAATTTATTTCATGGGCAGTCCGCTTATGACTCTTTAAGAAAACGGGGCTGCCCGCTGATGCGTTGAGAAGCGAAGCCATGAATAAAGATACGAGAAGGGGAAGGAGGTATTTCGATGGCAGGAGAGCGTTTGTTAGCCGAATGGTTTCCGGAATTTGCCGATGCACTGGATAAGATCGATGCCCTCTATAAGGAGAAACGCCTCATAGACGAAAAGACCTACCAGTTTATCTGCTTCGCACTGGCTATCAAGGCCAGATCCAAACCCTGCTTGTTGAAGCATTTTATGGGAGCGCTCGAGGCAGGCGCAACCGTAAAGGAACTGGCCTACATCATGGCGTTGACGTTCAGGGAAGCTGCCGGCGGGGATGACTGCTGGACTCACGATGCCTTGGGAGACTGGCGTCAGATGATCGCTGAGGGCCTCCAGAGTTCATCCTGTTGCGCCAAATAAACACCACTGACACTGCGCGGTTGCTGTGCGGGCAGGAAGCGATGCGGACGAACGGTGTCGTCTTTCACAATAATCTGACGTTTTTTTTCTGATTATCCTGGACGATTGGTGGTGATTTTCGGGGTAATTTGGACAGACTTGTTTTGGATGATGGTCTTGGCCTTGGCGATGGTTGTATTGATATAGGCATTTTTCCTCCGTTCGCCCTGGTGATGATCCCAGGAGGTCCGT encodes:
- a CDS encoding carboxymuconolactone decarboxylase family protein, with translation MAGERLLAEWFPEFADALDKIDALYKEKRLIDEKTYQFICFALAIKARSKPCLLKHFMGALEAGATVKELAYIMALTFREAAGGDDCWTHDALGDWRQMIAEGLQSSSCCAK